GCCTATTTGCGGCCTGCCATGGGTCGCGAAAACCTGACAGTAGAGACACGTGCGTTTGTGACCAATATCAATTTTGATGGTAAGCGAGCCAATGGCGTTACGTATGAAAAGAATAAAAAAACGCATCAGGTTCATGCAGGCGAAGTGATCCTCTCCGGCGGTGCATTTAACACGCCGCAATTACTCCAATTGGCCGGTGTAGGCGATGCTGAACATCTGAGCTCCATTGGCATTGACCCGATCGTTGACCTACCGGGTGTAGGCGAAAACTTTGAAGATCATCTCGAAGCATATGTCCAGTACGCTTCTTCAGAGCCTGTTTCTGAAATGCCGAGTTTAAATAAAGCAAAAATGCCTTGGATCGGCTTGCAATGGCTGGTTGGACGTACTGGTCCGGCAGCAACGAATCATTTTGAAGGCGGAGGTTTCGTCCGTTCGAATGACGATGTTGATTATCCGAATCTGATGTTTCATTTCCTTCCGCTAGCGGTTCGATATGACGGGCAAAAAGCGGATACGAAGCATGGGTTCCAAGTACACGTTGGACCGATGTACTCCAACTCCCGGGGGAGCCTGAAGATCCGTTCAAAAGATCCTTATCAGCATCCGAGCATCGTATTTAACTATTTATCTACCGAAGAGGATCGGCGAGAGTGGGTGGAAGCCATACAAGTCACGAGGAAAATCCTTTCCCAGCCGGCGTTGGCGCCTTACAATGCAGGTGAAATTTCCCCCGGACCTTCTGTCCAAACGGATGAGGAAATTCTGGAGTGGGTAAGGAATGACGCTGAAACAGCCCTCCATCCATCCTGCAGTGCAAGAATGGGTCCTGCTTCGAATCCGATGGCTGTTGTAGATCCGCAGACCATGAAGGTTCATGGCCTGGATAACCTGCGGGTCGTTGATGCGTCCGTGATGCCGTATACGACGAATGGAAATATTCATGCACCGGTGTTGATGCTGGCAGAAAAAGCAGCCGACATCATCCGTGGAAAAAAACCATTGGAGCCCGAGTATAAGGACTTTTACCGTCATGGCGTACATCCGAAAGACGCGGGCACCGTAGAAAAAAACCAGATGGTACGTTCATAGCGGTAAACTTGAAGGAGGGTCCAGCTTTCACGCTGGATCCTTTTTTATGGTAAAATACCAGATAGATTTAACCTGACGTTTTAGAATCCGTCTTTTCGGAAATGAATGGTAACGTGGGGAATTTTAAAAAAACAAGGAAAACCTTTCTATAGAGAGTTTAATGATGAAGGTTGAAGGAGGTGTGCCCGGGATGAACAAAGCCGGAAAGTTTTTGGTCGCTATTTTCGCGTGTCTTGCAGTGATAGTAAGCGCGGGACTGGTGTATATGTTTGTGGCAGGGAGCAATGCCGAAGATGAGGGTGAAATCGAAGAAGTATCAGCGCAAACGACAGAGAGCACTGCAGCCACTCATCCGGAAGGAGAAGTCATCTGGAGCGCGGAAATCGATGATCTCAGTTTAGAAGATTTTTCAATCAGTGGGTCTGATGCGGGTCTGCAAGTTGAAATTCCGGAATCCACGACAGAAAATATAGAAGACATCGAGGAAGCGTTTGAAGATCTACCAATTAATATCGTAGAAAAATAACCAACGGACTTGGGGCAGCCAAGTCCTAATTTTTTGCTTATAACCATAATGGAACATAAATAAAGATCCCTAAACCGATGACGACGACTAGAAGCAAAATGCTCTTCCAACGTGTTCGGTTCCAGAATAAAATCGAAACAATAATTGCCTGCAAAAAAATCATGCTTGAACCGATGATCATCGTCATTGGCGAAAACACAAATCCGCCGATAATGTTGACGAGTATACCCACGGGCATTAGGGCAATCGTCGCGATTTTCAGCGGGCTTTTTTTAATACCCTGTAAAATCTCCCGCTTTTCTGCTTCGTTGAATTTATCGTACTCCACAAGCGCGAACCACCCGGTAATGATTAAAAGCGCTCCGGTTACGGAAACGGTTCCCATTATTTATCACCCTCCATCGTAGCATCGCACGAAGAA
The Salicibibacter kimchii DNA segment above includes these coding regions:
- the betA gene encoding choline dehydrogenase; the encoded protein is MNQTSYDYVIVGGGSAGCVLANRLSEDKSKSVLVLEAGRSDYPWDLFIQMPAALMYPSGNRFYDWRYSTDAEPYMNGRQVAHARGKVLGGSSSINGMIYQRGNPMDYEKWGSDPGMETWDYAHCLPYFKRLETAYGADSTDEYRGHDGPVKLRRGPAKNPLFQAFFDAAAEAGYARTPDVNGFRQEGFGPFDSQVHNGRRASASGAYLRPAMGRENLTVETRAFVTNINFDGKRANGVTYEKNKKTHQVHAGEVILSGGAFNTPQLLQLAGVGDAEHLSSIGIDPIVDLPGVGENFEDHLEAYVQYASSEPVSEMPSLNKAKMPWIGLQWLVGRTGPAATNHFEGGGFVRSNDDVDYPNLMFHFLPLAVRYDGQKADTKHGFQVHVGPMYSNSRGSLKIRSKDPYQHPSIVFNYLSTEEDRREWVEAIQVTRKILSQPALAPYNAGEISPGPSVQTDEEILEWVRNDAETALHPSCSARMGPASNPMAVVDPQTMKVHGLDNLRVVDASVMPYTTNGNIHAPVLMLAEKAADIIRGKKPLEPEYKDFYRHGVHPKDAGTVEKNQMVRS